The window TTTTGGAGCAACCATCACAACAGTAATGTCTTTACGAATTTCTTCGCCCACTTCAACAATGTTGAAACCGTGTGAATAGCCCAGTGCTGCGCCTTGCTTCATCATAGGCTGAACAGCACGAACAACGGTAGAGTGTTGTTTGTCTGGCGTTAAGTTAATAATTAAGTCCGCCGTTGGGATCAATTCTTCATACGTACCGACTTTAAAGCCGTTTTCTGTTGCTTTGCGCCATGAAGCACGCTTTTCGCTGATCGCTTCTGCACGTAATGCATAAGCGATATCTAAACCAGAATCACGCATGTTCAGGCCTTGATTCAGACCTTGAGCACCACAACCGACGATGACGATTTTTTTCCCTTTCAGGTAGCCAGCTTCGTCCGCAAATTCTTCACGTTTCATAAAACGGCACTTGCCTAACTGAGCTAACTGCTCACGCAAATTCAATGTGTTAAAATAATTCGCCATTGTCATACTCCATTGTTCTGTTGTGTTCGTTATGTCAGGCAAGTAATTTGCCTGTCGCTTATTTTTAAGCGTTTATGGATTTACTATATGCGATGTTTCGCATTGCTTAAATTGATATATTAACAATACAATGTTGCAATATTCGCAACGTGGTTAATTACTTCATTAGAGGCCAAAATGGATATTCGTGATCTAAAACTTTTTTTGCATTTAGCGCAGAGTTGCCACTTTGGCCGAACATCCAAAGCGATGCATGTCAGCCCTTCAACACTGTCTAGGCAAATTCAGCGCCTAGAAGAGCAACTTGGCCACCCATTGTTTGTCCGTGATAACCGCTCGGTAAAACTTACACAAGCGGGCGAACATCTAAAACAATTTGCTCAACAAACCTTGTTGCAATATCAACAGTTACAACACGCCCTTAACCAACAAAGCCCTTCACTCAGTGGTGAGTTACACCTTTTTTGCTCCGTCACCGCCGCCTACAGTCATTTACCACAAGTTTTAGATAAGTTCCGTGCTTTACACCCGTTAGTCGAAATAAAGCTGACAACAGGAGATGCCGCTGATGCGGTTGAGAAAGTGGAAACTCACGAGGCAGACCTTGGTATCGCCGGTAAGCCTGAGCGTTTGCCTGATAATGTGCGTTTCACCAAAATTGGCGAAATCCCTCTAGTGCTTATTGCCCCATCGTTACCTTGCGCTGTACGCTCAATGGTAACTGAAAAAGAACCCGACTGGTCAACAGTGCCATTTATCCTTCCTGAGCATGGCCCATCACGCAAACGTATCGAGTTATGGTTTCGCCGCCATCACATCAATAATCCGGTGATTTATGCCACGGTATCGGGTCATGAAGCGATTGTCTCAATGGTCGCGCTTGGCTGTGGTATTGCCTTGATCCCAAGTGTTGTCGTGGATAACAGCCCTGAGCCGGTTCGTAGCCGTATCTCACAGCTCGACAATATTTCGATGGTAGAACCTTTTGAACTCGGCGTTTGCCTATTAAGCAAACGCCTGAACGAACCATTAATTAAGGCATTTTGGGCCTTACTCCCAGACAACTCAATCTAAGATTTTCTGGCTCTCTTGTGGTGCTAGGAAAAAGCGAAAAGACGGGTTGCCGGTCTCATCGTGATACTCATACCCTAGCGCATCAAGGTGTCGGTCAAAACGCACTTCTGGTCCTGCAAGCTCAAATGCCGCCAGCACTCGCCCATAATCTGTACCATGACTACGGTAATGAAAAAGCGTAATATTCCAGTGTGTTCCAAGTGTTTCTAAGAATCTCAGCAACGCTCCTGGGGACTCTGGAAATTCAAAGCTAAACAATCTTTCATCTAATGGTTTTGATGGGCGACCACCTATCATATAACGCACATGAAGCTTTGCCATTTCGTCATCAGATAAATCATTGACTTCATAGCCATGGCTTCTGAGTTCTTGGATAATTTCCGCGCGTTCACCATCACGACCACTTAAACGTACCCCAACAAAAATGCATGCTTGATCAGGATCTGCATCCGTATAACGGTAATTAAATTCAGTGATTGCACGGTGACCTAATAGCTGGCAAAAGCGTAAAAAACTGCCTTTTTGCTCAGGAATAGTCACCGCCAGCAGTGCTTCTCGTTGTTCACCAATTTCACAGCGTTCAGAAACATAACGCAGTCCGTGGAAATTCATATTCGCACCGGACAATATATGCGCTAAACGCTCCCCTTTGATGTTGTGCTGTTGCACATATTTTTTCAGCCCCGCCAGTGCCAACGCACCTGAGGGTTCCGCAATGGCACGGACATCTTCAAAAATATCTTTCAGTGCTGCACAAATAGAGTCGCTATCTACCGTGATAACGTCATCAACGTATTGTTGACACAACCTAA of the Providencia rettgeri genome contains:
- the ilvY gene encoding HTH-type transcriptional activator IlvY, which produces MDIRDLKLFLHLAQSCHFGRTSKAMHVSPSTLSRQIQRLEEQLGHPLFVRDNRSVKLTQAGEHLKQFAQQTLLQYQQLQHALNQQSPSLSGELHLFCSVTAAYSHLPQVLDKFRALHPLVEIKLTTGDAADAVEKVETHEADLGIAGKPERLPDNVRFTKIGEIPLVLIAPSLPCAVRSMVTEKEPDWSTVPFILPEHGPSRKRIELWFRRHHINNPVIYATVSGHEAIVSMVALGCGIALIPSVVVDNSPEPVRSRISQLDNISMVEPFELGVCLLSKRLNEPLIKAFWALLPDNSI
- the ilvA gene encoding threonine ammonia-lyase, biosynthetic, translating into MAAAKPLPAVPTSADYLKAALSAPVYEAAQVTPLQQMDKISARLGNTILVKREDRQPVHSFKLRGAYAMIASLTEEQKAKGVVTASAGNHAQGVALSASRVGVKAKIVMPVATADIKVDAVRSFGGEAILHGANFDEAKAKAIAMAEEEGYTFVPPFDHPSVIAGQATIALELLQQDVHLDRIFIPVGGGGLIAGVAVIIKQLMPEIKIIGVEAEDAACLKAALAAGHPVDLPRVGLFAEGVAVKRIGDETFRLCQQYVDDVITVDSDSICAALKDIFEDVRAIAEPSGALALAGLKKYVQQHNIKGERLAHILSGANMNFHGLRYVSERCEIGEQREALLAVTIPEQKGSFLRFCQLLGHRAITEFNYRYTDADPDQACIFVGVRLSGRDGERAEIIQELRSHGYEVNDLSDDEMAKLHVRYMIGGRPSKPLDERLFSFEFPESPGALLRFLETLGTHWNITLFHYRSHGTDYGRVLAAFELAGPEVRFDRHLDALGYEYHDETGNPSFRFFLAPQESQKILD